The Streptomyces sp. R28 region CGCGGCGGCTCTCTCGCCCTGGATCCCCCTGGCTCTGGTCGGTTGGGCCGTGTTCGGGGCAGGACTGTCCGGCTGCGTTCCCCAACTCCTCAGCGCCGCCGGCCATTCCGACCAGGACGCTGCCGGCGTCAATGTCTCCCGCGTTGCCGGACTCGGTTACCTCGGTATGCTCGCCGGGCCCGCCGTCATCGGACCGCTGACCCACGTCCTGCCGCTCAACCTCACGTTCCTCCTCCCCGTAGCGTGCTGTGTCATCGCCGCCTGCCTCGCCGGCATCCTGCGGCAACCGCACCCGGCCCCCGCTCGCCTGGAGGCCGAGGCGGTATGACCAACACTCACGACGTGAGCTCGCACCCAAGCCCGCTCCGTACGTTCACGGTGGACGGCGACGGTGAATCCCTCAGCTGCGCAAGGGTCGATGCCGTGAGGACGGCCGCGGGCCCGTGCCCCCTGCCTACGGTCGTCCTGCTGCACGGCGCCGGTACCAGCGACAAGACACGCCTCACCGACCTGATGACGGACTTCGCCACCCGGGGACACCACGCCTTGGCCTGCGACTTCGCCGGGCACGGTGACAGCTCCGGCACCCTCGAAGCCCTCAGCCTGCAGCGCCGGTTCCGGCAAGCCCGTGCCGTGATCGACCACTGCGTTCCCGCCGAGGTCGGCCTCGTGCTGATCGGATTCAGCATGAGCGGACAGACCGTCGCCGACCTGGTCGCCCACTACGGCCCCCGGGTGGCCGCCATCGGGCTGTGCGCACCGGCGGTCTACGCCGCCCGCGCCTGGACCGTCCCGTTCCGCGCGGGCTTCACCGAGATCATCCGCGCTCCAGAGAGCTGGCGAACGTCGCCGGCTCTGGAGGTCTTCCGATCCCTGTCCGCCCGCGCGGTGCTGGCCACGCCGGCCAACGACGCGGTGATCCCTCCAGCCGTCACCGAAGCCGTCGCCGCCGCCCTGAGCGCATCCCGATCGAGCTTCGCCCGGCTCATCTACCCAGAAGCCGACCACCGGCTCGGGCTGTGGTTCGCCGACAACGCCGCCCCGCGCGGGCGCTTCGTCGATGCCGTACTTCGAAGTACAGGCAGCGCGGGCGGCGGGACGGGGGCTCAGCGCGCGACCGTGATCGGCTAGCGTCAGCGCATGCATACGGAGACACCTCAGCCGGCGCTGCCCGAACATGAACTGGTGGCCACCAGTACCACCGTCGTCTACACGAACCGCTGGATGACCGTCCGCGAGGACGAGACCCTGCGACACGACGGTGCCGAGGGCGTCTACGGCTTGGTGGAGAAGCCTGACTTCGCGCTTGTCATCCCGTACGCCGAGGGTGGGTTCCATCTTGTCGAGCAGTACCGGTATGCGGTCAAAGGTCGCTACTGGGAGTTCCCTCAAGGCTCCTGGGAGGACAAGCCGGACGCGGACCCACTCGCTCTCGCTCGCGGTGAACTCGCCGAGGAGACGGGGCTGACCGCTGGCGCCATGACAGCGCTGGGGCACCTGTTCGCGGCATACGGATACTGCAACCAGGGCTTCCACGTTCTTCTCGCAACGGATCTCACCGCCGGCGAACCCAATCTCGACGAGACCGAAGCGGGCCTGGTCAGCCGTTGGTTCTCCGAAGCGGAGGTGTGGCAGCTCATCGCCCAAGGCCACTTCAAGGACGCCCCCTCCATCGCAGCCCTGGCCCTCTTCCAACGCTATCGCGCAGGCACAGTGAATAGCTGACGTCAAGACCACACTGGGCGAACCGGGCAGGGCCCGACACCGCCTGGCCCGGGACGCCGGGGCGACCGAACCGATGCGATCGCCTCTTCCCGACTCATACGCACAACCGGGGCGCATCGGCGTACGCCGATGGGCCGGAATCCTCAGCAGCCTGGAAAGCGGCGCAGCCGCGGAGCCCTTGGCGGTCGCGGCCGATGCGTGGTCAGCAATCGGCAGCGGGTACATGACCGGGGTATGCACTCACCCCGGCGATCGCCTCATACAAACGCCTCGGCATGATCAAACACCTCTCCGGAGCGGCTCGCTTCTCTCTCCGGTGAGTTCGGGGTGCCCCGCCAGCCCCCACAGGTCGTACCAGGCACTGAACCGAACCAGCATGGCCAACCGGGTGTCTTATTGCGCCCGGTTGGTAGCGTCACAGGCACGAGTCGGCCGACGGTGCTGCCATTGCCGACGATTTCGCCGCGATCTGGCGGCGAATCGACCGGCTGTGCCGGGTCCAGCCGGCCAGCCGTACCGTGCGGACGCGTCACGGTGACGCCATGCTCCTGTCGGAGTTTCTGCTCACCCGAGTCGTTGAAGTCGCCGTCCACGGCCTCGACCTGGCTGATGCAGTCGGACGCGAACCCTGGCTCACCTCGTCGGCCGGTGACGCCGTGCTGGAGCTGCTGCTCGGCGCAGAGCACATGGCGGCCGCCGACAAATTGGGTTGGAGCCAGCCGCATTTCCTGCGCAAAGCCACCGGCCGCGAGCCGTTGGACGAATCAGAAACCGCGCAGATCGAAAAGCTCGGCATCCGATGGCTCGCCCTGGGCTGAGGCGCCGCCCGCGACCTGCTGACCGACGCCGCGCGAGGTCGCCTCTGTGACGATGGCGTGCCAGTCGGCCCAGCGCTCGGCGGGATCGAGGACCACGCCGGCCTTCCAGTCGATGAAGGCCGGGTCCGACTTCATGTAGGCGTCGCGCATCTCCAGGTGGACCGCAGTCCTCTGGCAGTCGCGGAACAGATCCTCAAACGTCGGGGGCCTTGTCATCCTGCCTCACCTCCAAGAAGAACTGCACCATGCGACAGGGGATCTCCACCATCGCCTCGTGGCCGGGGATGTCCATCTGCCCGAGGCGCTCTGCGTCCTCCACCTTCCACCCCTGCACGAGGTAGCTGTCCTTCTCCTCGTCGAGGTAGATGGAGGGCGAGCCGCCACTGGGACTCCCCGGGGCCCTGCCGAGCTTACGCAGGGCCATGATGTCCTGCCCGGAACCCGGAAACGATCTCTGTGCCAGAGCATGTTCCGTTTCGGAACGGCCTTGGTGTTCCGCTACGGAATGGCCTCGGTGTTCCGAAACGGAACGAGCCTCGATGGGATGACGGCGGACAAGTTGTCCGCCGACATCGCACCGAGTCCGGGGAGTTCCTTGCCGTCCAACGCAGTTGTCGCTGGTCACGACGTTGGTGAGCGGGGACGGCCTCACCAACGCCCTTGCCAATCAAGTTAGTCGCCGCAAGTCAGCGCGGGGCGGACAACTGGATTCGCTGTCCAGGGACACAAGTGTCCGTTGACAGCGAAGTTAGTCCGATGGAAGGCGCTGACCTGGCACGACTGGGTTGGGTGTCAAGAGGTGTTGGCGGGTTCGTCAACGTCGTCGGTCACGCTGAACCGCCTGGGCATCGGTGGGGGCTCCACCTCCAACAGACCTGTCCTGTCGCAGTGAAGCTGAGTTGTCCTTGCCTACCAGCAGCATGCTTCCGGCAACACAGCGGTCAGCGCCCCGCGAATCGCAACTGCACTGCGACAGGGCAATCAAGGGTCAACAGGCAGCGACGCGAAGGAGACCGAGGGAACCCACCGCTGGCCGCCGTAGCTGGCGAGTGCTTCCATGAGGTCCGTCCGCTGTCGTTCCGTCATCGGACCCAGGACGCAGATGGGGATTCTCCCGCTCGGACGAAGCCTGACCGTGCCGGGCTGGGGGTAAATCCACCCTGCCGGTCGCATCATTGTCGACCGCGCTGCTCCGGGCGCGAGGTCGATGTGAACTCCGGTGTACCGAAGCGGCGGTGAGCCCTGGATCTCCTCGATGACGACGCGCTGGATCCGATCCCAGGCGAACTCGTGCCTTCCTGCGACACTGTGCGTCACGATGCCTTGTGGGCTGACATGCAGCGCCCATCCGGCCTTCTTCTTCAGCATGCCCGCGTGCCGTACTACTCCGAACGCGTCCGTGATTGCCGCGACGATCACGAGGAGCGCGAGGATAGCGATAAGGATCCCAAACAGCAGGAGGAGAAACCACGGGGTGTCGGTCTCAGATCCCGCCCGGATGAGCCCCGTACGGTACGGGAAATAGATGAGTCCTGCCGATGCGAACGACATGCCCATTGCCCACAACCACACACTGAAGAGGTCCGGCCTGGCCGTGTAGGTGGACAGTTGCTCCTCCCCGGTCCATTCTGCCGCGAACGGCCCGGTGGGGTTGGGCAGAGGACGCGTGTGAGCTGACGCCTTCGCAGACGACTGTGGTGACCGGAGGACCCTTTGGGTGGACAGGGCCCGGGTGAGTACTTCCGGCTTGGCGACCACTGCCCTCATCGCCACAGCCATCCTGGTCAACAGCGCCGCGCGCGCCTCGGTCGAACTGCCCGCCGCTGCGGGTTTGCCCACCTCTATCCCTGGGTTCCGCCTCGAGATGATCACCGTGCCTTCCCCCGCGATCCTCAGTTGCGGGGTCACGGTGGGGCCGGAAGCGGTCATCCAGATGTGTACATGCTTGTACAACTCGGTGACGGTGAGATATCTCTCGGCCGGAGCATGTCGCAGGCCACGGACGAGTAGGCGGGTGAACGGGCTGGCCTCGCCCTCTCGGGCGTCGGGTGTGACTTGAGTGGACCGATTGCTGGTCAGGACGTATCGACCCTTGCCGGCGGCCAGGGGAGCTGATCGGCCGCCTTTGAAGGCACCGCTATAGCAGCAGTCGAGCACGATGATCGTGGTCGCTGCGGCCGAGCTGTTGATCATGTTGTTGATCTCGAGCGCGCTCAGCGCGGTCGACCGCAGGCTACCGGACTTGGTGTCCTTCGCGCACAGGTAGAGCGTGCCCTGGATGTCCAATTCGCCGTGGCCGCTGTAGTAAAGCAGCAGTACGTCTTCGCGGTCCGCGCTGGAGTAGAAATCGTCAATCCGTTCGCGCAACTCCTGGACGCCGCGGTCGGGCAGTTTCTCGACATCCTTGGGGTCGAACAGCCCAACCTCACGGTCCGTTAACACCTGCCGCAGGACCTCGACGTCGACCAATGGCCCTTTCAAATCGGTGAGCCCATGCGGATCCCGTGGGAAGGTCGCATTGCCGATCAGTAGCGCCCGATAGCGCGGCTCTGCCATGCTTAACTGCTCAACCGTTTCCCGATGGCCTCGGCCAGCGCCTGAAGCGACGCCTCGTCGACTCTGTCGCCCGTGACGGTGGCCGTCTGCTGGGTTCCTGTGTCATCTGTCCAAGTCACCGTCAGCGACCGTGACTTGTCCCTCTTCAGCCACGCCCGAAAGCACTGCACCGCGGCGGTAAGTGTCGCGGTAGAGCCTAGCGCCAAGATCACTTCGCTGGAGGCTCCCTTGGTGTCCGGCTCAGGGATCTCTCGCTGCGACACTGGGCCGGCGTCCTCGCGAAGGGCGTCCATCAGATCGGCGACCTGCTTCAGCCACCGCTCATCGTCAGTGTCGAAGCGGTCGGTCACCGGCGTGATCGTGATCTCAGAATCCGTAGCCATCTCTCCACCCCGTTCGTGGTCATGCGCTGTGCAGCATCTTGAACGATCAAATGCCGAGTTGGCCAGCTTTCGTAGTCATCCCGGCCAGACAGCAGGCGCCCTGGAATGGGGAGCCACAGGCTACGGCAGCGCCGCCACTTTCACGGGGCAGGGACAGGATGAAGCAGGTGAAACCCTCGCGACGTCAGCGGCCGAGGCAATACGGCAGGGGCAATTCGTCTCATTGGGTGTCAACGGGTGATTGACCTGTCGGTGTCCTGACCGCCCGCTCTCGGGCTCGTGCCGTCCGGGATCGTGCGTATCTGATGTAGTGGCGGATGCTGTCGTAGGTGACCAAGTAGTCGTGGTGGTCCATGAGCTCTGTCCAGATCTGCCTTCCGTTGAGCTTTCTGCTGACCATGCTTTCGATCAGGTCGGCGAGTTCGCCTGTGATGGGGTCGGTCAGCGGACCCGTCTCCGTGGTGGTCAGGCGTGGGATCTCCAGGGCGAAGCGGACGTCCCAGCAGCGGAGGTTGTAGCGCTTTGCCAGCGTGCGGATTTGTGCGCCCTTGAGGGCCTCTTGGGCGATGCGGTGGGCCAGGCCCCGGCGCCAGGAGAAGGGATCCTTCCTGGGGAGGCGCCGACGCGACCTGTTCGTGCCACCCAAGGCATTGGCGTCAGCGAGGGCACGTTCGAGTACTTCGGGCGGGTGACCTGCCGCCGTGGCGAGGTTTTCGAGGAGCGGCTTGCCGAACCACTGCGGTGGGCCGCAGAGATAGCAGTGCAGGAAGCTGGGCTTGAGATGGTTGGCGCGAGCCAGGCGCCGGATGTAGGAGTTGGCGGATTCTCCAAGGCAGGGGCGGAGTCGGACCGGCAGGGGCGCAAATCGGGGCGGTAGTTCGCTGTTCATCGGTATGTAGCGGTCTTTGTGGCCAGCGACGCCATGGTGTGGGCGGTGTGGTCGAGCGGGATGGTCTGGAGGCTCTTCTTGGTGATCTTCTCGGTGCCGGTGAGGATGGCGTCGACTGCGGCTCCGCGGATGGCGTGGGAGAGGGATCCGATCATGCCGCCGGTGTGATCGTGCAGGAAGCGGTCCAGGCCCGTGAGAGTGCCAGGGTGGTGGTCGTGCAGCCGCAGAGTGTCCTCCATGGTGGCGACCAGGCCCTTCCATTCGGTGTTGTAGGGGAAGGGGCGGGAGGGGATCAGGGTGAAGCGGCCGGCGATCTGGGCGCCGCGTGTCCCGGACAGCAGCCCGGATTCGTCGATGTCGATGCCGGCATAGACGAAGGTGGCGGGCAGGCGTTCGGAGAAGTACTTGAGGGTGTCGGCGACTTCGGCGCCATGGCGGCTGGTGAGTGAGATGTTGTGGAGTTCGTCGACCAGCACCAGTGCGGTGCGGGTATCGGTGCAGACACCGACGACAGCCTCGATGATGTCGGTCATGTTCGAGCGGGCCCGCACCGGCAGGCCCAGGAAGCGTGCGAACTCGGTCGCGATCATGCGGGCAGTCGCGGCGGGCGGGACGGTGACATAGACGACCGGAATCCGGTTTGTGGAATGGGGGTGCCGGGCCCGGTCCAGGAGTTCATGGGAGCGCCCCAACTGCGTGATGGCGATGGTCTTTCCGGTTCCCGCCGGGCCGGAAACGATCAGCCCGCGGCGGGCGCTGATCGCGTGCCGGTTCAGCAGCACCAGACGACGGCCGCAGATCGCCGTCCGTTCGACGAACGGGGTGGCGACGGTGAGCATCCGAGCGTGATGGTCAAGGCGGGACTCGTCATAGAGATCCCGCTTGGCTGGGTTCATCTGCTGCCAAGCACTGCGCGACGCCAAGACCGGGGGAGTGGGTGGGCCGTCGATGAACCTGCGCCATCCAGGCAACGTGTTCAGCTGCCGGTCGGCCTCGGCGTCGGTCACCTGCAGCACGGTGCGTCGGGCCGCCGGTTTGGAGATGGTCACGTGCGCCTCCAAGGATCGGCCAGCGGGTCAAACAGGCCCAACGGGATGACCTCTGCCAGCGCGGAGTCCGCCGTGTCCTCGTCCATGGGCTCGCTCTCGGCCGGTGGATCAGGAATCTCCCGGCTCGGGGCGGTCGCTCGGGTGCGGGCTGCGACCCGGCGATCCTTCCTTGATCGTTTGACCGGAGGGCTCTTCTCGCCCGCAGGGCCGTCGTGGGCGCGCTTGAGCAGGGCGGCTGCCGCTTCCGCGATCTGGATTTCGCTGTCGTTCGGAACCTGCCGGCGAGCGTGGTCCCAGGCCATCTCGCCGAACGGGACGCCGACGCGGTGCAGGTGTCGCCAGAAGACGGTGATCCACCGGTCTCTCTCGCCGCGGCGGTCGCGTACCCAGATCCGCGAGATGTCGTAGGGGTCGTAGTGGACTTCCCACAAGCCCTTCTTCTCCGTGACCCCGGAGTGCTGACGGCGCAGCGGGTTCAACTCTGGGCTGTCGTAGGTTCGGTGTTTGATCCGGATGCCGTAGGCGTTGATCGTGTGCCACCGCTCCGGCAACAACTCGACGTAGTCCTCACCGCTCAACGGGGCCGGAACGTAGCCGCACGACTCCAGCAGCATCGCGTACTTCTCGTTCGGCGAGAACGCCCGCTTCGGCGTGCTGGGATCGCGCAGCGCGTCGTGTGGCCGGTTCTGCCAGACCGTGACGATCCATTCATCCAGCAGGTCCTGCAGCTCGGGCAAGGACCACAATGGTCCGTCTTCCACATGCCGGCCACGGCGGTCGACCGAGCGGCCGGTGTACCCCGCGACGAACTGCGCGAACAGCGTCGCCACCGATCCCAGCGTCTTCTCGATCACGCCCTTCTCGAAGGGCGACGCCTTGTGCGTCGGCTGCAGAGAGACGCCCAAGAAGCGGCAGGAGGCACGGAAGTTGTGTGAGATGAACACCTTGCCGTGGTCGCAGACGATCGTCTCTGGAACGATCACCGGCCGTGCCGCCGCCTGCTCCAGCCGCTCGTCCAGGGCCAGCAGCCGCCGGTGCGGCAGGACCGACCGGGACATCCGCAGCGCCTGTGGCCAGCCCGGCCGCATCGTCTCCGGTGTGATGCTGCGGGCCAGGAGGGCGGAGGCGTCGGCCGCCTTCGTCGTCGGACGCAGCACTGCCGCCGTGATCGACCTGGACGCGATGTCGACCAGCGCGGTCAGCTCGACCTTCTCCGCGATGCCGTCATCCAGCCGTACTAAAACGTCCAACGGAGTGGAGTCGATCTGCATCAGCTCGCCCGGCGCGATAGCCGGGACCTCCCCGAACGGGCCGGCCGGACGCGCCTGCAACGAACGGCGTGTCCTCGCCGAACCGGTCGCGTGCGTGCCGACCGCCAACTTGTCGAACAGCCGATAAAGCGTGCGCTCCGTAGGCAATTCGATGCCGTCGGCGTCCTCGCGGGACTCCAGGATCTCCTTCGTCCGCCAGATGATGAACCGGACCGTCCTCGAGGAGGCATCGGTGGTCTCGGCGATCGCCTGCCTCATTGCCTCGACCACCAACGGGGAAATCTGGCCGAAGTCCGGCAGCTTCTTGGCCGACCGGCCGTCCGCCAGCCCGACCAGCCCGTCGCGCTGGTAACGCTGGCGCCGCTGCTTGATTCCACTGGCCGTCATCCGATGGCCCGCTGCTGTCAGCTCGGCGGCCTTGGCCCGCTCCCGCTCGGCCAGGCAATGTTGCCGAGGGTCGAACTCCGGTCGCGGCACTGCCCCGTGGGGAGCATCCGGCGGCAATCCGTGCAGCACCTCCAGGATGTGTCCTTCCCACCAATGGGCCTGTTCAGCAGCCTTCTTAGGGAACTCCGCGATCCGCGCCGTCGGCGGGACCCGACGCTCCTCGCTCGTCATCCGGCACGCCCGCCAGCCCGGCGCACGACCGTGCGCGGCCCGAGCAGTTCGATGTCCATCTGCTCGGCCGACAACTCGTGCTTCCACAAGAGGTGGAACAACGCAGGCAGCGTCGCGAGCCGGTCGCCAGCCGCATCAGCCCCGGCCATCAGCGGCCCCGGCTGCGAGAAGAGCTCCAACAGCCGAGCTGTGACCGGCTCCCGTCGGCAGCGGGGGTGCCGGTAGCGCGACAGCCACCGGACATTCGCCAGTAGCACTGCCTCCGGCGTCCCCACCCGCTCGAACCTCCACCCAACTTCCGCGCAGGCCCTGCGCGTCAATTCGAACGCTTCGGCATCCCGCGGAGCGATCCAGTCGTCGGCCCGGACATCGACGACCACCGCCGAGCCATCCACCCGACGCACGAAGAAGTCCGGGGCATGCCGACGCTCACGTTCCCCGTCGTGCCAGTGCAGCCAGAACGGCTGGGACGCCATCCCCACCACAGCAGGATCGAAGTCCATGAGAACCAGCCGGTCCCGCTCCAACCACGACTCGAAACCGACGTGCTGCCCCGTCGTCGCCGCCCAGTACCACCCGGGGAAATGACGCCCACCCCACGACCACCGAAACGGCCTGACCGGCACCGCGTCTTCGAACCTGGCCGTCGCGCAGTCCAACAACGGACGACGCCGCTTACTCCCGCGCTTGTCGTCCACACGACACGACACCTCGACGTACGGAACAGTGCTCTCCACCCCTGTCGATACCGACATTCGACACCCCCAGCGTGATCACCCCTCCGACTAGATTCACTGTCAGAAAAGCCGAAACGACTGGGTTCGCTGTCAAACGCCTCGATTGGATGACAAAGGACAACAAGTTCTGTCCTTTGACAGCGAAGTTAGTCGGGCCGAAGTCGCTGACCTGCGCGGACTAACTTCGCTGTCAACGCAGTCGCGTGACGCTTCTTTCGGCCCGGACCCCCTGGCCGCCTGCGCCGACTGGGTTGGATGGCAAGGAGCGTCATGTGGAAGGCCAACCTCTTGCAGTGAACCTGCGTCGGCCGCCCGCGGGCCGGTGTGGGCCTTCCCCTTTTGCCGGGGCGACGTACCTCCCGGCAGCGGTAGTTCCGCGCGATAGCGGGCTCACGCGGCGCTACGAGGTTCACGGCGCCGGTACGGCACCGATCTGCTGCATCACCCCGAGGAGATCGGGCTGGCCCCGTTCGCCGACGATCCGGCCGTCGGTCAGGTAGTAGAAGTTCATGGCCTGCACCGAGATCTTGTTGCCGCTCGCCGGGATCCCGAAGAATTCACCGTCGTGGGTTCCCCGCATGGTGAACCGCGCGGCCACGGTGTCGCCTTCGGCGACCGTCTCCTCCAGCGTCCACTGGACGTCGGGGAAGGCGCCGCGCATCATCCCGATGACTTCCATGTACCCATCGGGCCCTCGCAGTGGTTCCGGGTGGCTGGGCGCGTGGAACACCGCGTCCGGAGAAATGACCTCGCGGGCGAGATCCTCGTTGCCCGTGTTGATGAACTCGACGAAACGGTTCATCACTGACTCGGTGGACTGCGATGGCATCTTGCTGTGCCTCTCCAGAGACGTTTGGGCGGGTACCAGCGAGCGTAACATCGAATCGATGTTCACATCGATTCGATGTTCGCGTGCGAAGATGGACTCATGCTGGAACTCGCGATACTCGGCTTCCTCGCCGAGGGACCCCTGCCTGGACACGAGCTGCGCCGCCGCGTCTCACAGCTGACCGGCTATACGCGGCCGGTCAGTGACGGCAGCCTGTATCCGGCGATCAATCGCCTGACCAGGGCGGGCTTGATCGAGCGGCGCGCCGACCCAGCTGCGGGGGCGGCCCGGTACGTGCTCAGCCTGACCGAGGCCGGACGGGCCGAAATGCTTCAACGCCTGCGCAAGCCCGCCGACCACGAGATCACCGACTTCACGCGGTTCTACGTCGTCCTGGCATTCCTCTCCCACCTGCCCGACGTGGCCGAACAGCACGCGGTGCTGCGCAGACGGCTGGAGTTCCTGGAAGAACCGGCGAGTTTCTTCTACGACAACGAGCGGCCCCTGCGTGCCGAGGAGATCGCCGACCCCTACCGGAGGGGCATGCTGCTCACCGCCCGCGCCACCAGCCGCGCCGAACGGACCTGGCTGCGCGAGACCCTCGGGGAGGAACCGCCCGTATTCGACACCGGATACACCGACAGCGATCCGCATGCGCCCGCTGCTCCCGCGAGCTGACTGTCCACGGAGGTACCCCCATGCTTGCTTCCTGGTACGACGCCCAGGGCCCCGCCGCCGATGTCCTGCACGTCGGTGAACTCCCTGATCCCGTCCCCGGCCCTGGCGAGGTCCGCGTCCGCGTCACCGTCTCGGGCGTCAACCCCGGCGACACCAAGAAACGGCGCGGCTGGCTCGGCTCGTCCATGCCCTTCCCGCGGGTGATCCCGCACAGCGACGCCGCCGGAGTCATCGACGCCGTGGGCGCCGGAGTCGACGTCCACCGCGTCGGACAACGGGTCTGGGTACACGGCGCCCAGTCCTACCGCTCCTTCGGCACCGCCGCCCAGTACACCGTCGTACCCGACCACCAAGCCCCACCCCTGCCCGACCACCTCAGTGACGAGCTGGGGGCGAGCCTCGGCATCCCCGGCATCACCGCCCACCGCACCGTCTTCGCCGACGGCCCGGTCGACGGCCAACTGGTCCTGGTCCACGGAGTCCTTGGCGGCGTCGGCTCCCTGGCCGCCCAGCTTGCCCAGTGGGCCGGCGCCACCGTGATCGCCACCGTCCGCCGAACCGCGGACCTCGACCACATCGACCCGGCCGTCGTCTCCCACGCCGTCGCCCTGGATACCAGCGACCCCGCCGCGGCCATCCGCTCGTACGCACCGCAGGGCATCGACCGGATCATCGAGGTCGCGCTGTCCGACAACGCCGACCTCGACAACGCCGTCGCCGCCAACAATGCCGTCATCGCCGCCTATGCCACCCGCTCAGACCGCACCGAAATCCCTTTCTGGCCGCTGCTGTTCAACAACGTCACCCTGCGGCTGCTCGGCAGCGACGACTTCCCCGCCGAGGCCAAGCGCCAGGCCGTCCGCGACCTCACCGCCGCCGCCGCCGTCGGCGCCCTCACCGTCGACGTCCGCGACCGCTACCCGCTGGACCAAATCACCAAGGCCCACGACCACGTCGACACCGGCGGTGTCCACGGCCGCATCCTGGTCACCCTCCCCCAATAGCGCAGACTCGGAACACCGGCCCGTCACCAGCAACCCCCGTCTCATTGACGGCTACTGGATCGCTCACCTCACACGACTAAGTTCACTGTCAAAGAAGCCGAAACGACTGGGTTCGCTGTCAAACGACTCGATTGGGTGACAAGGGACAAGTTCGCCGGGGGCAGACAGGAAAGGGCGTGCAAGGACTGGTGCGTGGGGGCAAAGCATGTCAACGTACAACGCTCTGCCGGAAAACCCACTCCCGAGCCCACGGAGGCGCCCCTGCATCCGCACCATTCCAGCGACCACCTCCACCCCGATTCTTCGGACCCGATGTACTGGGTCACCCCGCGGCACCTGGCCGGTGACGATGGCGTACTCGCCGAGCGGATCGGCGACACCTTGGCTGGCCTCGGCTGGCGCATGTGGCCCACTGCGCGCCACACCCTGCTCCATGTGAGCCCGGATGGACTGCGGGGAGCCGAATGGATCCTCGCCAGCCACCCGTTCCAGCTGGGTGATCTGCCTGTTGCCTGGCAGCTGAGCGCGCGCTCGCACGCGGCCTCCGCGATGGCGGAGTGGAACGCGTACTTCACCGTAGGCGTTCCGCACGAGGCGCTCTCCGACCTCCTCATCGCGCTCGATGCCCGCGAGGCGCCAGACACGGGCTTTGAGAGGCCCGAGACGGTCCTCGACGCGGCCCTTGGCCAGGGCTGGATCCGTGACGTGGACCGCCCTCACACGGCCGCGATGGACCCCGGGCTCTCTGCCTGCCTCTCTTTGGGGATGCTGCCGCCGCTCATCGAGGACGCCGATCCACGCCCTGACCTGATGGGCTGGCAGGTGTGGGCTGAGCCGGTTGTCGGCGCCCCGTATCTGTGGTGTGCGAGCTTCAGCGCCAGCGTCCCGCATGACCTGGTCGCTGCTTTCGCCGCCTCGCTCGCCTCGCCGGTCCCGGTGCCCAGGCACACCTTGCCCGAGAGCGCACAGGGCCGACTCACTGTGGTCCGGCGGGGCTGAGGACCTCGCAGTCCGAAGGGGCCTGTGGCGGTGCTCGTCGCCGATTTCCCTGAGCTGCATGTCACGGGTGTGAGGCAGGTCCCGTGTCTGTTGTACGACAGAGAAGAGTCCTTGTTCTTTCGACGCGCTCGCGCGGACCGCGCGTTCCGTGAGGCCCAGCGTGCGGGCTACGAGCTGCTGCAGATGCATGCTGAGTGGCCCCTGCCGGAGCCCGCCCCCGGTGTCGGGACACCGGCAGCGCCACAGACGCCGACTACCGACTTTCTGCCGCTGGAC contains the following coding sequences:
- a CDS encoding DUF317 domain-containing protein, with the translated sequence MYWVTPRHLAGDDGVLAERIGDTLAGLGWRMWPTARHTLLHVSPDGLRGAEWILASHPFQLGDLPVAWQLSARSHAASAMAEWNAYFTVGVPHEALSDLLIALDAREAPDTGFERPETVLDAALGQGWIRDVDRPHTAAMDPGLSACLSLGMLPPLIEDADPRPDLMGWQVWAEPVVGAPYLWCASFSASVPHDLVAAFAASLASPVPVPRHTLPESAQGRLTVVRRG
- a CDS encoding TnsA-like heteromeric transposase endonuclease subunit yields the protein MSVSTGVESTVPYVEVSCRVDDKRGSKRRRPLLDCATARFEDAVPVRPFRWSWGGRHFPGWYWAATTGQHVGFESWLERDRLVLMDFDPAVVGMASQPFWLHWHDGERERRHAPDFFVRRVDGSAVVVDVRADDWIAPRDAEAFELTRRACAEVGWRFERVGTPEAVLLANVRWLSRYRHPRCRREPVTARLLELFSQPGPLMAGADAAGDRLATLPALFHLLWKHELSAEQMDIELLGPRTVVRRAGGRAG
- a CDS encoding NADPH:quinone reductase, with product MLASWYDAQGPAADVLHVGELPDPVPGPGEVRVRVTVSGVNPGDTKKRRGWLGSSMPFPRVIPHSDAAGVIDAVGAGVDVHRVGQRVWVHGAQSYRSFGTAAQYTVVPDHQAPPLPDHLSDELGASLGIPGITAHRTVFADGPVDGQLVLVHGVLGGVGSLAAQLAQWAGATVIATVRRTADLDHIDPAVVSHAVALDTSDPAAAIRSYAPQGIDRIIEVALSDNADLDNAVAANNAVIAAYATRSDRTEIPFWPLLFNNVTLRLLGSDDFPAEAKRQAVRDLTAAAAVGALTVDVRDRYPLDQITKAHDHVDTGGVHGRILVTLPQ
- a CDS encoding Mu transposase C-terminal domain-containing protein, producing MTSEERRVPPTARIAEFPKKAAEQAHWWEGHILEVLHGLPPDAPHGAVPRPEFDPRQHCLAERERAKAAELTAAGHRMTASGIKQRRQRYQRDGLVGLADGRSAKKLPDFGQISPLVVEAMRQAIAETTDASSRTVRFIIWRTKEILESREDADGIELPTERTLYRLFDKLAVGTHATGSARTRRSLQARPAGPFGEVPAIAPGELMQIDSTPLDVLVRLDDGIAEKVELTALVDIASRSITAAVLRPTTKAADASALLARSITPETMRPGWPQALRMSRSVLPHRRLLALDERLEQAAARPVIVPETIVCDHGKVFISHNFRASCRFLGVSLQPTHKASPFEKGVIEKTLGSVATLFAQFVAGYTGRSVDRRGRHVEDGPLWSLPELQDLLDEWIVTVWQNRPHDALRDPSTPKRAFSPNEKYAMLLESCGYVPAPLSGEDYVELLPERWHTINAYGIRIKHRTYDSPELNPLRRQHSGVTEKKGLWEVHYDPYDISRIWVRDRRGERDRWITVFWRHLHRVGVPFGEMAWDHARRQVPNDSEIQIAEAAAALLKRAHDGPAGEKSPPVKRSRKDRRVAARTRATAPSREIPDPPAESEPMDEDTADSALAEVIPLGLFDPLADPWRRT
- a CDS encoding PadR family transcriptional regulator, with product MLELAILGFLAEGPLPGHELRRRVSQLTGYTRPVSDGSLYPAINRLTRAGLIERRADPAAGAARYVLSLTEAGRAEMLQRLRKPADHEITDFTRFYVVLAFLSHLPDVAEQHAVLRRRLEFLEEPASFFYDNERPLRAEEIADPYRRGMLLTARATSRAERTWLRETLGEEPPVFDTGYTDSDPHAPAAPAS
- a CDS encoding ester cyclase, with amino-acid sequence MNRFVEFINTGNEDLAREVISPDAVFHAPSHPEPLRGPDGYMEVIGMMRGAFPDVQWTLEETVAEGDTVAARFTMRGTHDGEFFGIPASGNKISVQAMNFYYLTDGRIVGERGQPDLLGVMQQIGAVPAP